In Kaistella sp. 97-N-M2, the sequence TTTCAATTACGGGAGACAAGGCCGTTATTTCCGTCGGTTACGGCGTTTCAATTTTTAAATTGGATAAAAAAGAATTCGGCGACTCTTCCTTTTTTACCAGCGGCGGCACTTACGAAGCAGCGAAAGAAGCAACCATTCAAGACAACGTAGTGTTTGTAGTTACCGCAACAGGCCTGAAATCACATGAAATGGATGTTACCTTTCCAATTTATTCCAGTTGGAATACCATCGCGGCCGGAAGTTTCAGCCAAATGGCGGGTGGCAGTGTCCTGGCCTTTTCTAATTCCAGTACGGTACAGTTTGGAAATGGAGGTACATTCTCGACCTTGGCGCAAACTTTTTCGAATATACAGGATGTAATGGTTACCGATCAAAATATTATCGTGGCAGATCTTAATGCAGTTTCTGTTTTTGATAATACCGGAACTTTTATAAGATCTTATACCGCGAGTGAGTCCTTAAATACGGGATATTTTTCTTCTTCGAAAATCTATGCAGGCTCGAAACTAGCGGGAATGCTTGCGGAGTCGGGAGAATCGCTGAAACCTGATGGACCGTATAACAATGCATCTTATAAATTAGATATTGTAGGAAACCAAATCGTAGTTTCTTCCGGCGGAAGAGATGCGTTTAATGAGCCTATTTACAGAGGTTTGGGCTATTATCATTATGACGGGACCAAGTGGATTTATCCGGATCTATTTAAAAATACGTCAACCCAATTTAATATTCTGGATGCCGTCATCAACCCGTCGAAACCGGGAGAGATTTTCTTTACAAATTACACGCCGTTTGATGGTACGAAAGGCATTTACAAAATGGATAATGACCAGTTTGCTAAAATTTACGCAAGCACGGGTGGCTTCAATAATCTGACGGTTGGGATGACCTTCGATGAAAACAATCAGCTTTTCGTATCAGAAGTACTCAACAACGACAAGATAGGATTTTATTACTACAATGCAACTTCAGATAATTTTACTTTAGTTAATGTAGTTACGGCAGGGCGCGCCCAGAAACCTTTTACGAAAGATGGAATTCTATTTATTCCGGATCCTGTTTTTACTGGCGGTGGCCTTTTGATTTATGATTACAATAACACGCCCTCTTCCCTTAGTGATGACCGTTTTAAAATGTTAAAAAAAGTAAATAATCTGCCGGCGGATGGGGTGGTGTCTGCAGCGATCGATAAAAACGACGATATTTGGATCGGAACCCGGATTGGTTTAAGAATAATAGGAAATCCCGCCAACATTATTACGGAAAATAATCCACAGGCCGAACCGATTATCATCGAAGAAAATGGTCTTGGCGAAGAGCTTTTCCGCGACAGTAATGTTTTGCAGATTGAAGTGGACGCCGGAAATCAAAAATGGATTTCTATTGATGGCGGCGGCGTTTTCTATCTCAGTTCGAACGGAGAGCAAACCCTGAAACA encodes:
- a CDS encoding T9SS type A sorting domain-containing protein, producing the protein MKKLLPFLFLLSVSISAQIISSNKWTDLFSYNNVLAIREDNGKLIAATENGIFFYTPATGEITKLSKANGLHEVKISAFDYNPVTKIGLVGYQNGSMDVITPEGITYVVDIPIAQGYNGNKKINHISITGDKAVISVGYGVSIFKLDKKEFGDSSFFTSGGTYEAAKEATIQDNVVFVVTATGLKSHEMDVTFPIYSSWNTIAAGSFSQMAGGSVLAFSNSSTVQFGNGGTFSTLAQTFSNIQDVMVTDQNIIVADLNAVSVFDNTGTFIRSYTASESLNTGYFSSSKIYAGSKLAGMLAESGESLKPDGPYNNASYKLDIVGNQIVVSSGGRDAFNEPIYRGLGYYHYDGTKWIYPDLFKNTSTQFNILDAVINPSKPGEIFFTNYTPFDGTKGIYKMDNDQFAKIYASTGGFNNLTVGMTFDENNQLFVSEVLNNDKIGFYYYNATSDNFTLVNVVTAGRAQKPFTKDGILFIPDPVFTGGGLLIYDYNNTPSSLSDDRFKMLKKVNNLPADGVVSAAIDKNDDIWIGTRIGLRIIGNPANIITENNPQAEPIIIEENGLGEELFRDSNVLQIEVDAGNQKWISIDGGGVFYLSSNGEQTLKHFTRSNSPLPSDNITDIKVDNLTGKVYFATLEGIMVYQGDILEVTENFGNVLVYPNPVVYSRYKGNVTIRGLAEKTNIRITDAAGNLVHQAVSRGGYYEWNLNNHRGVRVASGIYFVLMTNADGTDTATAKIAVVN